The [Eubacterium] siraeum genome contains a region encoding:
- a CDS encoding MarR family winged helix-turn-helix transcriptional regulator has translation MTTSNFWNFISAAEDEYSVYRKRIMAKFSLSAAETDIIMFLANNPDYDTAADISKVRRILKSQVSVSVKSLCEKGLLTGTYKDGNKKSVHLSLTAKAKPVVTYGKKEQSDFAAVLFDGFTDEEIAAFERYHIKILDNINRKRSDK, from the coding sequence ATGACTACAAGCAACTTCTGGAATTTCATCTCTGCCGCAGAGGACGAATACAGCGTGTACAGAAAGCGCATCATGGCAAAGTTTTCTCTCTCAGCCGCAGAAACGGATATAATTATGTTCCTTGCGAACAACCCCGACTATGACACGGCGGCGGATATTTCAAAGGTCCGCCGTATACTGAAATCGCAGGTTTCGGTTTCTGTAAAATCACTGTGCGAAAAGGGCTTGCTGACAGGTACTTATAAGGACGGAAACAAAAAAAGCGTGCATCTTTCACTGACGGCAAAGGCAAAACCTGTTGTCACATACGGCAAAAAGGAACAAAGCGATTTTGCGGCTGTTTTGTTTGACGGATTTACCGATGAAGAAATCGCCGCATTTGAAAGATACCATATTAAAATACTGGACAATATAAACAGAAAAAGGAGCGACAAATAA
- a CDS encoding sulfite exporter TauE/SafE family protein — protein sequence MKYLITTAVCLLAGLGAGLGTGFAGMSAAAVITPMLVTFLGIEPYTAVGIALASDVLASAVSAYTYGKNKNLDIKNGLVMMITVLIFTVVGSFVSSLVPSVAMGNFSVFMTLLLGIKFIVRPVMTTKTDMSARSAKSVLIKSIICGIIVGFICGFIGAGGGMMMLLLLTSVMGYELKTAVGTSVFIMTFTALTGSVSHFAIGGMPDILPFVLCIVFTLVFARIAAKIANKASPETLNRVTGIILVILGIVVLGFSLIK from the coding sequence ATGAAATATCTTATAACGACCGCCGTTTGTCTGCTTGCAGGTCTCGGCGCAGGTCTTGGAACAGGGTTTGCCGGTATGAGTGCGGCGGCGGTAATCACACCTATGCTTGTTACATTTCTCGGTATAGAGCCGTATACCGCTGTCGGAATCGCCCTTGCCTCAGATGTTCTGGCAAGTGCCGTATCGGCTTACACATACGGAAAGAACAAAAACCTTGATATTAAAAACGGGCTTGTGATGATGATAACAGTGCTTATTTTCACGGTTGTCGGCAGTTTCGTTTCAAGCCTTGTGCCGTCGGTTGCAATGGGCAATTTCTCGGTATTCATGACGCTTTTGCTCGGCATTAAATTCATAGTAAGACCTGTAATGACCACAAAAACCGATATGAGCGCAAGATCCGCAAAATCGGTATTGATAAAGTCAATCATCTGCGGTATTATCGTCGGCTTCATCTGCGGATTCATCGGTGCGGGCGGCGGTATGATGATGCTCCTCCTGCTTACAAGCGTAATGGGCTATGAGCTTAAAACGGCTGTAGGTACAAGCGTATTTATTATGACATTCACTGCACTTACAGGCTCGGTGTCGCACTTTGCGATAGGAGGTATGCCCGATATTCTTCCTTTCGTCCTCTGCATAGTTTTCACACTTGTTTTTGCAAGGATAGCCGCAAAGATAGCGAATAAGGCAAGTCCCGAAACGCTTAACCGTGTGACCGGCATTATCCTTGTGATACTGGGAATTGTAGTTCTCGGTTTTTCACTTATTAAATAA
- a CDS encoding DUF2798 domain-containing protein: MPKNLFQEIVFTVMMVFVMVYAMICYNIALNIGGMTNEVFLLAFKELVIMGPIAFVLDIFLVGRIAKYKTFKIINPERDNPFFIVLGISVISVIFMCPLMSLAATLLFKNAGSEVIAVWIQTTITNFPMALCWQLFFAGPVVRAVFSLIFREKKALQKDETKEMPEVEVQ; the protein is encoded by the coding sequence ATGCCAAAAAACTTATTTCAGGAAATCGTGTTTACCGTTATGATGGTGTTCGTTATGGTGTACGCCATGATATGCTATAATATAGCACTTAATATCGGCGGCATGACAAACGAGGTCTTTTTACTTGCTTTCAAGGAGCTTGTGATAATGGGACCTATTGCTTTCGTGCTTGATATTTTTTTAGTCGGCAGGATAGCAAAGTACAAGACTTTTAAAATAATTAATCCTGAACGTGATAATCCGTTTTTCATAGTTCTCGGTATCTCGGTTATTTCAGTTATCTTTATGTGTCCGCTTATGAGCCTTGCCGCAACTCTTTTGTTCAAAAATGCGGGAAGCGAAGTTATTGCGGTGTGGATTCAGACAACGATAACCAATTTTCCTATGGCTCTGTGCTGGCAACTCTTTTTTGCGGGTCCTGTTGTAAGAGCTGTTTTCTCGCTTATATTCAGAGAGAAGAAAGCTTTACAGAAGGATGAAACGAAAGAAATGCCTGAGGTAGAGGTACAGTAA
- a CDS encoding FtsX-like permease family protein, whose protein sequence is MKNAMLKNAFAEMKKTKSRFLSIFGIIAIGTGFFAGLLQSAPAMKVSSDHYYDRTSLSDIRLVSTYGFDDNDIDALKKGLPDVDVYPGYFTDAYVNTDSGEKKVARVYSLDKTGENNPYSSLQIVDGRLPEEENECVIDSGKLLAHYKVGDKLTLCGDEDTDIDGTLSVKEFTIVGKFASPMYISDVERGNTTIGSGSVYMICYIPESCFKTEVYTQVMINSDELRQYSCYSDEYEDARDALEKKIQKIADVREEERFDEIAGDAKKELDDGQKELDKKKSEAYAEIEKNEKKLSDAKKQLDEAKPQLESGKKTLDESKKQLDEAKKELDTNGATLTATKEVLDSTKKKLDETKLQLEAGKKTLDESYIQLVTTKIQLENADSQLKSSKAQLDDANAKITSQQAMINTSRETLEDSYKKGNITKEAYNAGIKLLDSSQAELDKQKKQYESGLEQYNDGLKQYNDGKLQYEIGYAKYEDGKKQYEDGYSQYTSGLAQYESAKAQYDAGKAQYDAGYAQYVSGKAKYDSGKAEYDKNYADYEKGLKEYNEGKKALETAKTDADKQFADAQKKIDDGREKLEKTSKPEWYLFTRDDNPGYSEYGQNAERIGNIAMVFPLFFVMVAALVCLTTMTRMVEEQRTQIGTLKALGYKNGAIIFKYLLYALTAATVGAVSGMLVGMKIFPAIIITAYGMMYVIPDILLPYDYILMICTTGVSVLLTAVTVYFSCGGILHDCPAALMRPKTPKSGKKILLERIGFIWNRLSFSYKVTMRNIFRYKRRMLMTIVGIAGCTALVLTGFGVYDSVNDILQKQFGEISNYTGITAYDNTVTDEQTAKIGKMLERYDCEGNRIYQKQITVYNGKKSTEAYIFGGADNETIAQFVTVKDRRTGEQYTVTDDGVIINEKLASLLGGIKKGDTVTIALSETKRVTATVTEICENYAHHYVYITEKLYKELSGEEGLPYNCFFFNSEDGDDMTESDRDELAQELMKIDGVMGVSFKTSVAGTFSSMLKSLLFVIVVLIVSAGALAFIVLYNLTNININERIREIASLKVLGFYDKEVSMYVFRETVILTLIGTVAGMIFGRFLVDFVVKTAEIDMVMFGRTVHPMSFVFSGLITICFAVIVMLFMHRRLMKVNMVEALKSVE, encoded by the coding sequence ATGAAAAATGCAATGCTGAAAAATGCGTTTGCCGAGATGAAGAAAACGAAAAGCCGTTTTCTTTCGATATTCGGTATAATCGCTATCGGCACAGGATTTTTTGCGGGACTTCTGCAGAGCGCTCCTGCGATGAAGGTATCGTCGGATCATTATTACGACAGGACTTCCCTGTCGGATATCAGGCTGGTATCTACATACGGATTTGACGATAACGATATAGACGCTTTGAAAAAAGGGCTTCCGGATGTTGATGTTTATCCCGGATATTTCACGGACGCATACGTCAACACGGATTCGGGCGAAAAGAAGGTCGCAAGGGTATATTCTCTTGACAAAACGGGCGAAAACAATCCGTACAGCTCTTTACAGATAGTTGACGGCAGACTTCCCGAAGAAGAAAACGAGTGCGTTATCGACAGCGGTAAACTGCTTGCTCATTATAAAGTCGGGGACAAGCTGACACTGTGCGGCGATGAAGACACGGATATAGACGGAACTTTGTCGGTCAAGGAATTTACTATAGTCGGAAAATTCGCATCGCCTATGTATATATCCGACGTGGAGCGTGGAAACACGACTATAGGAAGCGGTTCAGTCTATATGATATGCTATATACCGGAAAGCTGTTTCAAGACAGAGGTATATACTCAGGTTATGATAAACTCGGACGAACTAAGGCAGTACAGCTGTTACAGCGATGAATATGAGGATGCCCGTGACGCTCTTGAAAAGAAGATACAGAAAATAGCGGATGTAAGAGAAGAAGAGCGTTTTGACGAAATAGCAGGCGATGCAAAGAAGGAACTTGACGACGGGCAGAAGGAGCTTGATAAAAAGAAGAGCGAAGCATACGCAGAAATAGAGAAAAACGAAAAGAAGCTGTCTGACGCAAAAAAACAGCTTGACGAAGCAAAGCCTCAGCTTGAAAGCGGCAAGAAAACGCTTGATGAATCGAAAAAACAGCTTGATGAGGCAAAAAAGGAGCTTGACACAAACGGGGCTACCCTGACGGCGACAAAAGAGGTGCTTGACAGCACAAAGAAAAAGCTGGACGAAACGAAGCTGCAGCTTGAAGCCGGAAAGAAAACGCTTGACGAAAGCTATATACAGCTTGTTACGACTAAAATACAGCTTGAAAACGCAGACTCACAGTTGAAGTCGAGCAAGGCTCAGCTTGACGATGCAAACGCAAAGATAACAAGTCAGCAGGCAATGATAAATACGAGCCGTGAAACGCTGGAGGATTCCTACAAGAAGGGTAATATCACCAAAGAGGCGTATAATGCCGGCATAAAGCTGCTCGACAGCTCGCAGGCGGAGCTTGACAAGCAGAAGAAACAGTATGAAAGCGGACTTGAGCAGTATAATGACGGGCTTAAGCAATATAATGACGGAAAGCTGCAGTACGAAATCGGTTATGCCAAATATGAGGACGGAAAAAAGCAGTACGAGGACGGATATTCTCAGTACACAAGCGGACTTGCACAGTACGAAAGCGCAAAGGCTCAGTATGACGCAGGAAAGGCTCAGTATGACGCAGGATACGCACAGTATGTTTCGGGCAAGGCAAAGTATGACAGCGGTAAAGCGGAGTATGACAAGAATTATGCCGATTATGAAAAGGGTCTGAAGGAGTATAACGAGGGCAAGAAGGCTCTTGAAACGGCGAAAACCGATGCAGACAAGCAGTTTGCCGATGCTCAGAAGAAGATAGACGACGGCAGGGAAAAGCTCGAAAAGACGAGTAAACCTGAGTGGTATCTGTTTACCCGTGATGATAACCCGGGTTACAGTGAATACGGTCAGAATGCCGAAAGAATAGGCAATATAGCTATGGTGTTCCCTCTGTTCTTTGTAATGGTGGCGGCGCTTGTATGTCTTACCACGATGACACGAATGGTAGAGGAACAGCGTACTCAGATAGGAACGCTCAAGGCGCTCGGCTATAAAAACGGCGCTATTATATTCAAATATCTGCTTTATGCACTGACAGCGGCAACGGTAGGTGCTGTATCCGGTATGCTTGTGGGAATGAAGATATTCCCGGCAATCATTATTACCGCATACGGAATGATGTACGTTATCCCCGATATTCTTCTGCCGTATGACTATATACTTATGATATGTACCACAGGGGTATCTGTACTGCTTACTGCGGTCACGGTCTATTTCTCGTGCGGCGGCATACTTCACGACTGCCCTGCGGCGCTTATGCGGCCGAAAACACCAAAGAGCGGTAAGAAGATACTGCTTGAACGCATAGGCTTTATATGGAACAGGCTTTCGTTCAGCTATAAGGTAACGATGCGTAATATATTCCGTTACAAGAGAAGAATGCTTATGACGATAGTGGGCATTGCAGGCTGTACAGCACTTGTACTGACGGGCTTCGGCGTGTATGACAGCGTAAACGATATTCTGCAAAAGCAGTTCGGCGAGATAAGCAATTATACCGGTATTACCGCTTATGACAATACCGTGACCGACGAACAGACAGCGAAGATAGGAAAGATGCTTGAGCGTTATGACTGCGAGGGCAACAGGATATATCAAAAGCAGATAACGGTATATAACGGTAAGAAAAGCACAGAAGCGTATATATTCGGCGGAGCGGACAACGAAACCATCGCACAGTTTGTGACGGTAAAGGACAGACGGACAGGCGAGCAGTACACGGTAACCGACGACGGCGTTATAATAAACGAGAAGCTGGCATCTTTGCTCGGCGGTATAAAGAAGGGCGATACGGTAACGATAGCTTTGTCGGAAACGAAGCGAGTTACTGCTACGGTAACCGAGATATGCGAAAACTACGCCCATCACTATGTGTATATAACGGAAAAGCTGTACAAGGAGCTTAGCGGCGAGGAAGGACTGCCGTATAACTGCTTCTTCTTCAACTCTGAGGACGGCGACGATATGACCGAAAGTGACAGGGACGAGCTTGCACAGGAGCTTATGAAGATAGACGGAGTTATGGGAGTGAGCTTCAAGACAAGCGTTGCGGGAACATTCAGTTCTATGCTCAAATCACTGCTTTTTGTAATAGTGGTTCTTATAGTAAGTGCAGGTGCACTTGCGTTCATTGTGCTTTATAATCTTACGAACATCAATATAAACGAGCGTATAAGGGAGATCGCATCGCTCAAGGTGCTTGGCTTCTATGATAAGGAAGTATCAATGTATGTGTTCAGGGAAACGGTGATACTTACCCTTATAGGAACAGTGGCAGGTATGATATTCGGAAGATTCCTTGTTGACTTTGTTGTAAAGACGGCTGAAATTGATATGGTTATGTTCGGCAGAACGGTGCATCCGATGAGCTTTGTATTCTCGGGTCTTATAACGATATGCTTTGCCGTGATAGTAATGCTGTTTATGCACAGACGGCTTATGAAGGTCAATATGGTCGAGGCACTCAAGAGTGTTGAATAA
- a CDS encoding ABC transporter ATP-binding protein — protein MSFVTLSDITKQYRMGDIIINANDKVSFDIEKGEFAIIVGPSGSGKTTVLNILGGMDTATSGSFYVDGSKISGYSRKELIDYRRYDIGFIFQFYNLIPNLTAKENIELSTQTVEDYIPAVEILEKVGLTDRINNFPAQLSGGEQQRVAIARALAKKPKLLLCDEPTGALDYNTGKMILKLLQDTCRSENMTVILVTHNTAICPMADRVIHMKSSKVSEIVVNEHPTPVEEIEW, from the coding sequence ATGAGTTTTGTTACGCTGAGCGATATTACAAAGCAGTACCGTATGGGCGATATAATAATCAACGCAAACGATAAGGTCAGCTTTGACATTGAAAAGGGCGAATTTGCAATAATCGTAGGACCGAGCGGTTCGGGCAAGACTACGGTGCTTAATATACTGGGCGGTATGGATACCGCTACATCGGGAAGCTTTTATGTAGACGGAAGTAAGATAAGCGGTTACAGCAGAAAAGAGCTTATCGACTACAGAAGATACGATATAGGTTTTATATTCCAGTTCTATAATCTCATCCCGAACCTTACGGCAAAGGAGAATATTGAGCTGTCTACTCAGACGGTGGAGGACTATATCCCTGCTGTAGAGATACTTGAAAAGGTCGGACTTACCGACAGAATAAACAACTTCCCGGCTCAGCTTTCGGGCGGTGAACAGCAGAGAGTGGCTATAGCGAGAGCGCTTGCGAAAAAGCCCAAGCTGCTGCTGTGCGACGAACCTACGGGTGCGCTTGATTACAACACCGGCAAGATGATACTGAAATTGCTTCAGGACACCTGCCGCAGTGAAAATATGACTGTAATACTCGTAACGCATAATACGGCGATATGCCCTATGGCTGACAGGGTTATACACATGAAAAGCAGTAAGGTGAGCGAAATAGTCGTAAACGAGCATCCGACACCCGTTGAAGAAATAGAGTGGTAA
- the metK gene encoding methionine adenosyltransferase — MAKYLFTSESVTEGHPDKICDRISDGVLDAILAQDKNARVACETCATTGMVLIMGEITTTANVDIPAIARDVIKETGYDNSDYGFDYKTCAILTTLDKQSPDIAMGVDNALEGRDNNEFDTGAGDQGMMFGYACDETEELMPLTISLAHALSKKLTAVRKSGEIPYLLPDGKTQVTVEYNEDGTPSRIDTVVVSSQHKADVTQEQLRADIIEKVIKTTVPASLLDENTKMLINPTGRFVVGGPQGDSGLTGRKIIVDTYGGVGRHGGGAFSGKDPTKVDRSAAYAARHVAKNIVAAGIAKRCEVELAYAIGVAQPVSVFVDTFGTGIKPDSEISAAVSKVFDLRPSAIISSLNLRNTKYRPLAAYGHMGRTDLDVAWEKTDKVDELKSALDIK, encoded by the coding sequence ATGGCAAAATACTTATTCACTTCCGAAAGCGTAACAGAGGGTCACCCCGACAAGATCTGCGACAGGATCTCGGACGGTGTGCTTGATGCGATATTAGCACAGGACAAGAACGCCCGTGTAGCCTGCGAAACCTGCGCCACAACAGGTATGGTTCTGATTATGGGCGAGATTACGACAACGGCAAACGTTGACATTCCTGCAATAGCAAGAGATGTCATAAAGGAAACAGGCTACGATAACAGCGACTACGGCTTTGACTACAAGACCTGCGCTATCCTCACGACCCTTGACAAGCAGAGCCCGGATATAGCTATGGGCGTTGACAACGCTCTTGAGGGCAGAGATAACAATGAATTTGACACAGGTGCAGGCGATCAGGGTATGATGTTCGGCTATGCGTGTGATGAAACCGAGGAGCTTATGCCCCTTACGATTTCCCTTGCTCACGCACTTTCAAAGAAGCTCACAGCAGTAAGAAAGTCAGGCGAGATACCCTATCTTCTCCCCGACGGAAAGACACAGGTAACGGTAGAATATAACGAGGACGGCACTCCCTCAAGAATCGACACTGTAGTTGTTTCCTCGCAGCACAAGGCTGACGTTACGCAGGAACAGCTCAGAGCCGATATTATCGAAAAGGTTATAAAGACTACCGTTCCCGCTTCACTGCTTGACGAGAACACAAAGATGCTGATAAATCCCACAGGACGCTTTGTAGTAGGCGGCCCTCAGGGCGACAGCGGTCTTACGGGCAGAAAGATAATAGTAGATACATACGGCGGTGTCGGCAGACACGGCGGCGGCGCATTCTCGGGAAAAGATCCCACAAAGGTTGACCGTTCAGCCGCTTATGCCGCAAGACACGTTGCTAAGAACATTGTAGCCGCAGGTATAGCGAAGCGTTGCGAGGTTGAGCTTGCGTATGCTATCGGCGTTGCACAGCCCGTATCTGTCTTTGTTGATACATTCGGCACAGGCATAAAGCCCGACAGCGAAATTTCAGCCGCTGTAAGCAAGGTGTTCGACCTTCGCCCCAGTGCGATAATCAGCTCACTGAATTTAAGAAATACAAAGTACAGACCTCTTGCCGCTTACGGTCACATGGGACGTACAGACCTTGACGTTGCATGGGAAAAGACAGACAAGGTTGACGAGCTTAAATCAGCACTTGATATAAAGTAA
- a CDS encoding GNAT family N-acetyltransferase: MTHIRPATESDASRIAEIIVTNYRVNFYPFFRNDAFYFGELNVLDTAKEYSAGSAALKNTFVYDDGVIKGIIRISGNEVEMLYVEPLFQNQGIGAELLGYAINNFAVNELWVLEYNKRGIDFYRRNGFSLTGEKITEYEFVPLLKMKRE; encoded by the coding sequence ATGACACATATACGCCCCGCAACCGAGTCCGATGCTTCACGCATCGCAGAAATAATCGTCACAAATTACAGGGTAAATTTCTACCCGTTTTTCAGAAATGACGCCTTTTATTTCGGTGAACTGAACGTTCTTGACACTGCCAAAGAATATTCCGCAGGCTCAGCCGCACTTAAAAACACATTTGTCTATGACGACGGTGTAATAAAAGGCATTATACGCATTTCGGGCAATGAGGTCGAAATGCTGTATGTAGAGCCGCTTTTTCAGAATCAGGGCATAGGCGCAGAGCTTCTCGGTTACGCTATCAACAATTTTGCCGTCAATGAGCTGTGGGTGCTTGAATACAACAAGCGTGGAATAGATTTTTATCGCCGCAACGGATTCAGCCTTACCGGCGAAAAAATCACAGAATACGAATTTGTGCCGCTTTTAAAGATGAAAAGAGAATAA
- the trmD gene encoding tRNA (guanosine(37)-N1)-methyltransferase TrmD yields the protein MIRIDIATLFPDMCESYLSESIVGRGRKAGHIDIHCHNIRDYAGNKHNRVDDKAYGGGTGMVMQAQPIYDCITAIKQESDASPRVIYMSPQGRVLTQDIVKELAAEDSLIILCGHYEGVDQRVLDELNAEEISVGDYVLTGGELPALILTDAIARLQDGVLPNSDAYSIESHYNGLLEHPQYTRPEIWHDRAVPAVLLTGAHDAVAKWQEETALEVTRRKRPDMLYDHRVNGEPYARYIRVFVPHKEREYDIVAFMKMIFHRRILTNREQKILKRMMPVLDSLPTPPECEENSRIWLNAKNAGRILDMYAPLFDMLREHGIDYRIEYSDTPDGKPVAENENFTVFA from the coding sequence ATGATAAGGATTGATATAGCTACCCTCTTTCCCGATATGTGCGAATCGTACCTGTCGGAAAGCATAGTCGGCAGAGGAAGAAAAGCAGGTCATATAGATATACATTGTCACAATATCCGTGACTATGCCGGAAACAAGCACAACCGTGTCGATGACAAGGCATACGGCGGCGGCACGGGTATGGTCATGCAGGCACAGCCTATATATGACTGCATAACCGCAATAAAGCAGGAGTCTGATGCTTCTCCCCGTGTGATATATATGTCGCCGCAGGGCAGAGTGCTGACGCAGGATATTGTAAAGGAGCTTGCCGCAGAGGACAGCCTTATAATACTTTGCGGACATTATGAAGGTGTTGACCAGAGAGTGCTTGACGAGCTGAATGCGGAGGAGATTTCGGTAGGAGATTACGTTCTGACCGGCGGCGAGCTTCCTGCGCTTATACTGACCGATGCGATAGCTAGACTTCAGGACGGAGTGCTTCCCAACAGCGATGCCTACAGCATAGAGAGCCATTATAACGGCCTGCTTGAGCATCCGCAGTATACCCGTCCGGAGATATGGCACGACAGAGCCGTTCCCGCTGTTCTGCTGACAGGCGCACACGATGCCGTTGCAAAATGGCAGGAAGAAACCGCCCTTGAGGTTACCCGCAGAAAACGTCCGGATATGCTGTATGACCACCGTGTGAACGGCGAGCCTTACGCAAGATATATCCGTGTGTTCGTACCACATAAAGAACGTGAATACGATATAGTCGCCTTTATGAAGATGATATTTCACAGGCGTATTCTCACAAACCGTGAGCAGAAGATATTAAAGCGTATGATGCCGGTGCTTGATTCACTGCCGACACCGCCCGAATGCGAAGAAAACAGCCGTATATGGCTGAATGCAAAAAACGCAGGACGTATTCTCGACATGTACGCTCCGCTTTTTGATATGCTGAGAGAGCACGGTATAGATTACCGTATAGAGTACAGCGACACCCCCGACGGAAAGCCCGTTGCCGAAAACGAAAATTTCACCGTGTTCGCATAA
- the rimM gene encoding ribosome maturation factor RimM (Essential for efficient processing of 16S rRNA), which yields MRKQFLEIGKIVATQGLGGEVRVQYYCDSADVICSFDRLFLGKDKQELEVEKARPHKTLAVLKLGGIDNVDEAKTIVGKMLYMDRDDVELPEGVNFIQDLIGLEVRDADTGKVYGKVTDIYQHGAADVYELKTPDGKELMFPAIPEVLLEKNIDDGYLVIRPLDGLFDEE from the coding sequence ATGAGAAAACAGTTTCTTGAGATAGGTAAGATAGTAGCAACGCAAGGACTTGGCGGCGAAGTCAGAGTACAGTATTACTGCGACAGCGCCGATGTTATATGCAGCTTTGACAGGCTGTTTTTGGGAAAGGACAAGCAGGAGCTTGAGGTCGAAAAGGCACGTCCCCATAAAACTCTCGCCGTGCTTAAGCTCGGCGGTATAGATAATGTTGACGAGGCTAAGACGATAGTCGGCAAAATGCTGTATATGGATCGTGATGATGTAGAACTGCCCGAGGGCGTAAACTTCATTCAGGATCTTATCGGCCTTGAAGTCCGTGACGCAGATACGGGCAAGGTTTACGGCAAGGTCACAGACATATACCAGCACGGTGCGGCGGATGTATACGAGCTTAAAACTCCCGACGGCAAGGAACTGATGTTCCCTGCAATTCCTGAGGTTCTGCTCGAAAAGAATATAGATGACGGCTATCTTGTTATAAGACCGCTTGACGGCTTGTTTGACGAAGAATAA
- a CDS encoding HAD family hydrolase, with protein sequence MSYKALIFDLDGTLLNTIDDLGDSANHVLCKLGFPTHTIDEYKYFVGNGIPKLIERCLPPDRQEYKEQALAMFMEYYSAHSEDKTAPYDGIPELLRSAREKGMKLGVITNKAHDIAQQVVPHFLGGGVFDYIRGLDDRIKAKPCPDGALDVAEKLGVQPCEVLYIGDSGVDMQTAVNAGFTSCGVLWGFRTEKELRDNGAKYIARKPADILEIMSK encoded by the coding sequence ATGAGTTATAAAGCACTTATTTTTGACCTTGACGGTACGCTTTTGAATACGATTGACGATCTGGGCGACAGCGCAAATCACGTTTTGTGCAAATTAGGATTTCCTACCCACACGATAGACGAATACAAATATTTTGTCGGAAACGGCATACCTAAGCTGATAGAGCGGTGCTTACCGCCCGACAGGCAGGAGTATAAGGAGCAGGCGCTCGCTATGTTTATGGAGTATTATTCCGCTCACAGCGAGGATAAGACCGCCCCATATGACGGCATACCCGAGCTTTTACGCTCCGCTCGTGAAAAGGGTATGAAGCTTGGCGTCATAACCAACAAGGCGCACGATATAGCACAGCAGGTCGTTCCGCATTTTTTAGGCGGCGGTGTGTTCGATTATATAAGAGGACTTGACGACAGGATAAAGGCGAAGCCTTGTCCCGACGGTGCGCTTGACGTAGCTGAAAAGCTGGGCGTACAGCCCTGCGAGGTGCTGTACATAGGCGACAGCGGAGTCGATATGCAAACCGCCGTAAATGCAGGCTTTACCTCCTGCGGAGTTTTGTGGGGCTTTCGCACCGAAAAGGAGCTTCGTGACAACGGTGCAAAGTATATCGCCCGTAAGCCCGCAGACATTCTTGAAATAATGAGCAAGTGA